Proteins encoded within one genomic window of Numenius arquata chromosome 12, bNumArq3.hap1.1, whole genome shotgun sequence:
- the GSS gene encoding glutathione synthetase, which translates to MAAPWEDVLRNEAAVQEAARVAVDAALLAGVLMRTEGQPNASDVVNYAPFTLLPSAVPSALFEQAYAVQQDFNLLVDAISQNKEFLEHTLASTIKVDDFTARLFRIHVQILEEGLAQSVFLGINRSDYMFDCGVDGTPALKQIEINTIAASFGGLTSRTAAVHGQVLKVLGKSEEATRLLPNNPAKGLAVGIAKAWELYGSPSAVVMFLVEEVQRNIFDQRCVENELWNRNIRVIRKQFRDVFEKGSLDDARRLYMDGQEVAVVYYREGYVPKNYNQKNWEARLLLERSRAVKCPDIATQLAGTKKVQQELSRPGTLERLLPGRPEAVARIRATFAGLYSLDMGEEGDKIAAMAIADPDRFVLKPQREGGGNNLYGEELRQVLEKIRGSPERTSYILMDKIKPQPAMNYLLRAHSPLQVSECISELGIFGVYVRRGKEMVMNEAAGHLLRTKATKHADGGVAAGVAVLDTPFLV; encoded by the exons ATGGCTGCGCCGTGGGAGGACGTCCTGCGGAACGAGGCGGCCGTGCAGGAGGCGGCGCGGGTGGCCGTGGACGCGGCGCTGCTGGCGGGCGTGCTGATGCGGACCGAGGGCCAGCCCAACGCTTCGGAT GTGGTGAATTATGCTCCCTTCACGCTGCTCCCGTCTGCAGTACCAAGTGCCCTGTTTGAACAAGCGTACGCTGTTCAGCAAGATTTTAACCTGCTGGTGGATGCTATTAGCCAAAACAAAGAATTCCTGGAGCATACTCTGGCCAG CACCATCAAGGTAGATGACTTCACAGCTCGGCTCTTCAGAATCCACGTGCAAATTTTGGAGGAAGGCTTGGCTCAG TCTGTGTTTTTAGGCATAAACCGCTCTGATTACATGTTTGACTGCGGGGTGGATGGGACACCGGCTTTGAAGCAGATAGAAATAAACACCATTGCTGCCAGCTTCGGAGGCCTCACCTCCCGCACTGCCGCGGTCCATGG gCAGGTGTTGAAAGTGCTGGGAAAGTCTGAGGAGGCGACACGCCTGCTCCCCAACAACCCAGCGAAAGGGCTCGCCGTGGGTATTGCGAAAGCCTGGGAGCTCTACGGTTCACCAAG TGCTGTGGTGATGTTTCTGGTGGAAGAAGTCCAAAGGAACATTTTTGACCAGCGATGCGTAGAAAATGAGCTTTGGAACAG GAACATTCGGGTCATCAGGAAGCAATTCAGAGATGTGTTTGAAAAGGGCTCTCTGGATGATGCCAGGAGGCTGTATAT GGATGGCCAGGAGGTAGCAGTGGTATACTACAGAGAGGGCTACGTGCCAAAGAACTACAACCAGAAG AACTGGGAGGCGCGGTTGTTGCTGGAGAGATCGAGGGCAGTGAAGTGCCCTGACATTGCCACACAACTGGCAGGCACCAAGAAGGTCCAGCAGGAGCTGAGCCGGCCAGGGACGCTGGAGAGGTTGCTGCCTGGCCGCCCCGAGGCTGTGGCTCGAATACGAGCAACGTTTGCTGGACTCTATTCTCTGGACATG GGCGAAGAGGGAGACAAGATCGCTGCCATGGCTATCGCTGATCCTGACCGGTTTGTGCTGAAGCCCCAGCGAGAAGGTGGAG GGAACAACCTCTATGGCGAAGAGCTCAGGCAGGTTCTGGAGAAGATCAGAGGTAGCCCTGAGAGAACCTCCTATATCTTGATGGATAAAATCAAACCGCAGCCAGCAATGAATTACTTGCTGAGGGCCCACAGTCCCCTCCAAGTGTCTGAGTGCATCTCAGAGCTCGGGATTTTTGGTGTCTACGTCAG